The following nucleotide sequence is from Pungitius pungitius chromosome 6, fPunPun2.1, whole genome shotgun sequence.
CCAGGTCTGGGTATGGGGCAAAGGTGGAGGATGGGTAGAGGGTGGACAGATGTGGAGCTATGGAGCACCCAGCTGCTTCCCAATCAGCAGGCCCTTTGGGAGGAGAGTCTAGGATAACATGAGAATACCattattctacagtttgactgTCAATGATTTGTTTCTACATGATCCCACAGAAAATAAGAATCCTGCTTTTGCGTTTCCTCCTACCAGGGCCACTGCCGGTCAGTGACTCATCGGTCATCGgtggctccgcctcctcttgGATCGTTGGTACAGATGCTAGGagacctgacacacacaaataactaTTGTTGCTATCTAACGTGCATCCATACTAAAAGTGCTTATCAGAGTTGGATCAAGAATAAATATCTGcgagatgtgtgtgtatatatgcagTATCTCCGGGGTCTGACAGCGTTGTTAGTGGACGTACTGAGTCCTCGGTAGTGGGACAGCTGTTGGTAAACTTGTTTCATTCTCTCGATGTTGAGCCTGCTGCCCTCTGTGTGGTTGATCATGGGTTTCGGGTAATCCACTCCCACCACACAGTTGGCTGCCTTCTGGACCGACTCCGGGGCATTCCACGGCTCATAGATGTACCGGTTGGGATAGTCCTTCAACATGGGGATGTAACGCCTgcataacatttaaaaagaatagtTAATACCATTTGAACTTCAATCCCCTTTGCAGATGACATTAAAGCACATGCGGATAACGCAAAGGTGTCAATGTTAGCGTGGGTCCattgaataaagaaatgaataatgCAGGGGGAAGTTTCTCTGAAAACTAAATTGAaatttgaattctttttttgctttttcgtCAAGGAACCACATGGCTTCACTTTACAAAGGAGCTCATCATGCCTCAGATGTCCCCGTGTGGTCAAGTGAGCTACCGATTGCAAACGATCATGGTGACTGCCACAATCATGACAAATTTAAGCCCACATTATTCTTATTACTGGTGCTGCCACAAGAAATACCCCTGAGCTGAATAAGGAACATGACATGGTATGTGTCTGAGCAGGTGGTACCGGATGTAGTCTCCAGAGGGGTCAGTTCTCCGTCCAAAGCCAACAGGACAGTAGCAGTGGAAGAACTGCTGGAAGAAGGCACTGCAGGACAGCCACATCCAGCTCCCAGCATTCACGCTCCAGTCggcatccagcagcagctcctcaaacACCTGCAGGCTCCCACAGACGGATTTATACAACATCTGCAAAGTGAACATTGATGCTGTAAAACTTGACATGTGTGCTTTTGGCAATACTAAGTACCTTCATGCCGCTCTCCCAGCTGATCCACAGGTCTCCCCTGGTGAGAAAACAAGCCACGGCGTGTCGGGCCAGGTGGTGGATCCAGCCCTCCTGTCTGAGCTGAGTCATGATGGCGTCGATCCAGGGAAAGCCAGTCCGACCCTCGGCCCACTTGGCCAGTGCCTCTGGGTTCTGGTCCCATGGGATCTGAGAACGAATGTGTGTGCGACACAGACATCAGGAAAATGCTTTTGATCCCCTAGGGCGTGGCAAGAAACACGTCCTCTGTGTTATCCCACGGTACGACGGATAGAGGGATGCAAAGGCCCACCTGCACACAGATGGGGTTCGCCTCCATGCGGTCAAAGTTTGGGTTGTTGGTAGCAGCTGTGTAGAAGAACTCCCTCCACAGCAGCTGGCCgaacagggagagaggaggactgCAGCGCTTACGGAGCTGGAGGAAAGTATAACAGAGAACAATGACAATGATTAACCGATTCCAAAGAATTCAATTCAAGATATAAACCTGGAAACTTAAGAGGCCTCAACTTGCTCTTCATTGTTTGAAGTGATGGAGAACAGAGGATCCACAGTACCTTCATGTACAGCTCTCTGAGGTTGTAGTACAAAACCCGACAGGACAGACAGCCAAAGCGCAGGTAGGGGCTGAGGCCAGTCGGACTCGCATACAGAGAACACGTGTTGACACGAGGGTGCTCAAAGTTGGCCACCCACACCtacgcagacagacacacacacacacacacacacacacacacacacacacacacacacacacacacacacacacacacacacacacacacacacacacacacacacagagataatGTGATTACATCAGATATTGTCACTTCTATGGAGCCAGTAAATGTGGTCTTTGCATCTGGTCAGCATGCCCCCAGGACGGCCCCttagggaggtgttccagggACGGCCAGCTGGGTGGAGGCCCCCGGTAAGACCCCGGACTGAGTGGAGGGATTACATCAAAAATAGCCtaggaacgccttgggatccccaaGCCGCCCTCCGACCCAGGATAAGAGGGTGAAAATGAGGTGAGATTGTCTCCATCTTGTGCTATGCAAATGTGCACTATGCTTCCTTTACCAAGAGTTGTGAATAGGGACAGGTAATTCCACATGTTCAAACTTTTAGGAGTGAATtcctttcattttaatgcagGATTGCATTTGGGAATTGATGGAATACGATTCCCAAGAGACAAATCAAGCTTGCAAACAAACTCAAACAGAACCAATGAACAGGGTTGAAGGTCATGGCCAGAGTTGGAAGACACATTGTGTGCTGCCTCCAAAACAAAGTGTCaaagaacaaaatgtatttgcaaTGCTTTACCTTTTTGTCCAGATGTTTGTTGAGTCGGTCCAAGGCCTCCGACTCTCCTCCCTGCCACACAGCTGGAGGCAAACCTTCAGTCCGGAAACCTGGACACACGATCGAGTGTGGAAATGTTAGGCATTCGTCCTCTAACAAAGCAAACATGTCTATACTAAAGTCTGACTAATAGTCAATGATACATTCAATCACACCCTGTCTTTCTCTTAGCCTTTAGCATCCCCATCTGCACGAAGAGTCAAAAAGCTCTGATATTAGAAGAGTGAAATGAAAGGTGTGCATACCCAGTTCTTTCAGTGAAGGTATACTGTA
It contains:
- the LOC119195571 gene encoding cryptochrome-2 — protein: MTVNSVHWFRKGLRLHDNPVLQEALDGADTVRCVYILDPWFAGAANVGINRWRFLLEALEDLDSSLKKLKSRLFVIRGQPTDVFPRLFKEWEVTRLTFEYDPEPYGKERDGAIIKMAQEFGVETIVRNAHTLYNLDRIIEANNNSPPLTFKRFQAIVSRLELPRRPLPPINQQQMDRCRTNIADNHNQQYSIPSLKELGFRTEGLPPAVWQGGESEALDRLNKHLDKKVWVANFEHPRVNTCSLYASPTGLSPYLRFGCLSCRVLYYNLRELYMKLRKRCSPPLSLFGQLLWREFFYTAATNNPNFDRMEANPICVQIPWDQNPEALAKWAEGRTGFPWIDAIMTQLRQEGWIHHLARHAVACFLTRGDLWISWESGMKVFEELLLDADWSVNAGSWMWLSCSAFFQQFFHCYCPVGFGRRTDPSGDYIRRYIPMLKDYPNRYIYEPWNAPESVQKAANCVVGVDYPKPMINHTEGSRLNIERMKQVYQQLSHYRGLSLLASVPTIQEEAEPPMTDESLTGSGPDSPPKGPADWEAAGCSIAPHLSTLYPSSTFAPYPDLESAENIHPSQTLSGSPGSHTPSSVAAAMSTWAPPSLASSSTMSSLSSSKSSSSTCPNVSPSTQPSSLGQRRKGLTRKVRRDQRQRGRKEEVRRAEIAGREERMEEDVEQQEEKMEEATFEEISGHQQ